A single genomic interval of Halobacillus halophilus DSM 2266 harbors:
- a CDS encoding Fic/DOC family protein, translating to MPNSRYGSGSSRYYYRDSTVLINHYDIMDDNQLQRMETILSTQRLAELQAFPAQGDFDLRHLQKIHKYLFGDLYPFAGEIRTENITKDGFSFAQARFIKEAAGPLFEALAKEDWEHMDRGELAVYLAYYMAELNVLHPFREGNGRALREFIRCLALEANFDLDWSVLPRERILQASIESVHDPQILRRVIEESLSKKN from the coding sequence ATGCCTAACTCCCGATACGGCAGTGGGTCTTCCCGTTATTACTACCGGGATTCTACGGTTCTGATTAACCATTATGATATTATGGATGACAATCAGTTACAGAGAATGGAGACGATTCTTTCCACCCAGCGTTTGGCTGAACTTCAGGCATTTCCTGCCCAGGGTGATTTTGATTTACGTCATTTGCAAAAGATTCATAAGTATCTATTTGGAGATTTGTATCCATTTGCCGGGGAAATACGGACTGAAAATATAACCAAGGATGGGTTCTCTTTTGCTCAAGCACGCTTTATTAAAGAAGCCGCTGGGCCGCTGTTTGAAGCATTAGCAAAAGAAGACTGGGAACATATGGACCGTGGAGAGTTAGCAGTTTATCTTGCCTATTACATGGCGGAGTTAAATGTACTCCATCCTTTTCGAGAAGGAAATGGGCGCGCACTCCGTGAGTTTATTCGCTGTCTGGCCTTAGAAGCGAATTTCGATCTTGATTGGTCTGTGCTCCCGAGAGAACGGATTTTGCAAGCAAGCATTGAGTCCGTCCATGACCCCCAAATACTTAGACGAGTCATTGAAGAATCGTTAAGTAAAAAGAATTAA
- the ku gene encoding non-homologous end joining protein Ku: MHTMWKGTISFGLVNIPIKLHAATENKDIKLRQLHEECKSPIEYKKRCPVCEREVESQEIVKAYEYAKNKFVVLDAEDLETLKKEQEDKAVEILDFVKLEEIDPIYFERSYYMSPSEGGSKAYGLLRKALTDTGKIGVAKIIIRSKEQLAIVRVYQNTLVMETIHFPDEVRQSKDVPNVPEETELSKKEVSTAVTLIDQLTAEFDPEKYKDEYRTALLDLIEAKRNNEEVTTAADKPKPDNVTDLMEALEKSLEKTKGGTKKKTTKRKSNAGSKKKTS; this comes from the coding sequence ATGCATACAATGTGGAAAGGCACGATTAGCTTTGGGCTGGTCAATATTCCAATTAAGCTTCATGCAGCAACAGAGAATAAGGACATTAAGCTTAGGCAGCTTCATGAAGAATGTAAGTCGCCGATTGAATATAAAAAAAGATGCCCGGTTTGTGAAAGAGAAGTAGAAAGTCAGGAAATTGTAAAAGCATATGAATACGCTAAGAACAAATTCGTGGTCTTAGATGCGGAAGATCTGGAGACGTTGAAAAAGGAACAGGAAGATAAAGCCGTAGAGATTCTGGACTTTGTAAAACTTGAAGAAATTGACCCCATTTATTTTGAAAGAAGCTACTATATGTCACCGAGCGAAGGTGGAAGTAAAGCCTATGGATTGTTAAGAAAAGCCCTAACCGACACAGGCAAAATTGGTGTAGCGAAGATTATTATTCGTTCTAAAGAGCAGCTTGCCATCGTTCGCGTTTACCAAAATACGCTGGTTATGGAGACCATCCATTTCCCGGACGAAGTCCGACAATCTAAAGATGTCCCTAACGTTCCGGAAGAAACGGAACTAAGCAAAAAAGAGGTAAGTACAGCCGTGACGTTAATTGATCAACTTACTGCAGAGTTTGACCCGGAAAAGTATAAGGATGAATATCGTACAGCTCTGCTTGATTTAATTGAAGCGAAAAGAAACAATGAAGAGGTTACCACAGCTGCGGATAAACCGAAGCCTGATAATGTAACTGATTTGATGGAAGCTTTAGAGAAATCTTTAGAAAAAACAAAAGGAGGGACCAAGAAAAAGACAACAAAGCGAAAATCGAATGCAGGTTCAAAGAAGAAAACCTCATAA
- the ligD gene encoding DNA ligase D, with protein MVKPMLLTLTDDLPGSDEWMYEVKYDGFRVLLHVNEGNITLTSRNGKDFTSQFPEISELKIESDFSPFTLDGELVILNTPYQACFSALQQRGRLRNADKIQRSARQRPAVFMAFDYLNEEKASYIERKKILEELLKTFRHPSIQAVESFPDLKEVEGLVHLHRGEGIIAKRKTSRYEAGVRSKHWLKAKQWRAASGFLTSYDQSNGYYQLQVEEKNNSLYPLGRFKHGMTAEEDHTLRNFFKEKGTRKKQVWELEPSVCVDIHCLNAEKGEMREPTFHQFRFDLSPSDCTLQKLKWDLSLFPEQVEATNLSKELWNGLSKMDYLVYMRMVSPYLLRFLQDKKITLIRYPDGINQPSFYQKHYPDHAPDYVDVFEEAGERYILCQNLSSLMWIANQGALELHLPFQKAGASFPDEIVIDLDPPDQNHFHLAVSAASLLKPLMEKLNIKSFIKTSGNKGMQIHIPIPERTLSYEETRKLTETFARVLVEQEPDLFTIERLKKKRGDRLYIDYVQHAEGKTIIAPYSARATKEATVATPVYWEEVTKNLDPRSFTIKSIVERIERVGCPFSNYEKARYEQPIDQLRNVISDK; from the coding sequence ATGGTCAAACCTATGCTATTGACACTGACGGACGATCTCCCTGGAAGTGATGAGTGGATGTATGAAGTGAAATATGATGGATTTCGTGTACTCTTACATGTGAACGAGGGTAACATTACACTCACAAGCCGAAATGGTAAGGACTTTACTTCTCAGTTTCCTGAAATAAGCGAGTTGAAAATCGAGTCTGACTTCTCCCCTTTTACGCTGGATGGGGAACTCGTCATCTTAAACACCCCTTATCAAGCTTGCTTTTCTGCCCTTCAGCAAAGAGGAAGGTTACGAAATGCAGATAAAATACAGCGATCGGCCAGGCAGAGACCAGCCGTCTTTATGGCGTTTGACTACCTGAATGAGGAGAAGGCTTCCTACATAGAAAGGAAGAAGATTCTTGAAGAACTTCTTAAGACCTTCCGTCATCCCAGCATACAGGCCGTCGAATCGTTTCCTGACCTGAAGGAGGTTGAAGGCCTTGTCCATCTTCATCGCGGAGAAGGAATCATTGCGAAAAGAAAAACTAGCCGCTATGAAGCCGGTGTAAGATCTAAACATTGGCTTAAAGCCAAGCAATGGAGAGCTGCTTCCGGGTTTCTTACAAGTTATGACCAATCGAACGGATACTACCAGCTTCAAGTGGAAGAAAAAAATAACAGCCTTTATCCTCTGGGGCGCTTTAAACACGGCATGACAGCTGAAGAAGATCATACTTTACGAAATTTTTTTAAAGAGAAAGGAACTAGAAAAAAACAGGTGTGGGAGCTAGAGCCAAGTGTATGTGTTGATATTCATTGTTTGAATGCTGAAAAAGGAGAGATGAGAGAGCCTACATTTCACCAGTTCCGGTTTGATCTGTCTCCGTCCGACTGTACTTTACAGAAGCTGAAATGGGATTTGTCTCTCTTTCCGGAACAAGTGGAAGCTACAAATCTCTCCAAAGAATTATGGAACGGCCTGTCCAAAATGGACTATTTAGTGTATATGAGAATGGTATCGCCCTATCTTCTACGTTTTCTTCAAGATAAGAAAATAACCTTAATCCGCTACCCGGACGGAATTAATCAACCATCTTTCTATCAAAAGCACTATCCTGATCATGCGCCGGATTATGTGGATGTCTTTGAAGAAGCAGGAGAACGGTATATTCTATGTCAAAACTTATCCTCCCTGATGTGGATCGCCAACCAGGGGGCTCTTGAACTGCACCTTCCTTTTCAAAAAGCAGGAGCTTCCTTCCCTGATGAAATTGTCATTGACCTGGACCCTCCAGACCAAAATCACTTTCACCTGGCCGTTTCAGCAGCCAGCCTGTTAAAACCTCTTATGGAAAAGCTAAACATTAAAAGTTTCATAAAAACTTCCGGAAATAAAGGAATGCAAATCCATATCCCTATCCCAGAACGCACTCTGAGTTATGAAGAAACCAGGAAGCTCACCGAAACTTTTGCACGGGTGCTTGTGGAACAAGAGCCTGATCTTTTTACAATTGAACGTCTCAAAAAGAAACGGGGAGATCGTCTCTATATAGACTATGTACAGCATGCAGAAGGCAAAACAATAATAGCCCCCTACTCTGCTCGAGCAACCAAAGAAGCCACAGTTGCCACCCCTGTGTATTGGGAGGAAGTAACCAAGAATCTTGATCCCAGGTCGTTTACGATTAAAAGTATAGTAGAGCGTATTGAGCGAGTGGGCTGTCCTTTTTCTAATTATGAAAAAGCAAGATACGAGCAGCCAATTGATCAATTGCGAAATGTAATAAGCGATAAATAA
- a CDS encoding fatty acid--CoA ligase — MGATLRSMFEQTAAKYPNKEGLVDLRLGTRWTFQEWDVEVNRLANALKTSGVGKGDKVSTILFNTAEFATALFACTKLGAIFNPINFRLTSKEIEFILKDAAPKVVLFEKAVADRVEPLIPVLSDVELWSIDQHDLAYAVHYYDQLIDAPIVRPSCDLDETDPYAIMYTSGTTGLPKGVVHSHRDMIDQSLIIAACLQLNPEDRGLTTAPIFHCAELHCAFFPRVMIGSTNVLLHHFDAPSVIETIKQEQITTLFAAPTMWNMMLQEDFSQEDFQTLRKGLYGGAPMAPALTLRLHEAIGVQLLQAYGMTEMGPAITALMEDEQVSKAGSAGRALLNHEIRVVRTNEHGPSEPEAICKPGERGEIIVRGPSMMEGYYNRPEATEEALYKGWYHTGDIGSLDDEGYLWVSDRVKDMIISGGENIYSREVEDTLFDHPLVLDAAVIGEPDEIWGERVVAFIVKQDESLNEQTLDEFCTSSNRLARYKRPRRYEFVDELPRNASGKLQKFKLRENFNLVSE, encoded by the coding sequence GTGGGAGCAACATTACGTAGCATGTTTGAACAGACGGCAGCGAAATATCCGAACAAAGAGGGATTAGTGGATCTGCGTTTAGGTACAAGATGGACGTTTCAGGAGTGGGATGTTGAAGTAAATCGACTGGCTAATGCACTTAAGACTTCTGGCGTCGGAAAAGGGGATAAAGTTTCGACCATCCTGTTTAATACTGCCGAATTTGCGACAGCACTTTTTGCCTGTACGAAGCTCGGGGCCATCTTCAATCCGATCAACTTCCGGCTTACCTCTAAAGAAATCGAATTTATTCTAAAAGACGCTGCTCCGAAAGTGGTTCTTTTTGAGAAGGCTGTTGCGGATCGAGTGGAGCCGTTAATCCCTGTGCTTAGCGATGTAGAGTTATGGTCAATTGATCAACACGACCTTGCTTATGCTGTCCATTACTATGATCAATTAATAGATGCTCCCATTGTCAGACCTTCCTGCGACTTAGATGAAACAGATCCCTATGCGATCATGTACACCTCTGGTACAACCGGCCTTCCGAAAGGAGTCGTTCACTCCCACAGGGATATGATTGATCAATCTTTAATTATAGCCGCCTGCCTGCAGTTGAACCCGGAGGATCGGGGATTAACCACGGCTCCCATCTTTCACTGTGCTGAACTGCATTGCGCTTTCTTCCCAAGAGTCATGATTGGAAGTACCAATGTGTTGCTTCACCACTTTGATGCTCCTTCCGTTATTGAAACGATTAAACAGGAGCAAATTACGACGTTGTTTGCTGCACCTACCATGTGGAATATGATGCTCCAGGAGGACTTCTCTCAAGAGGATTTCCAGACCCTCAGAAAAGGACTGTATGGTGGAGCGCCAATGGCACCCGCCTTAACATTACGTCTGCACGAAGCGATTGGAGTACAGCTTCTGCAGGCTTATGGTATGACGGAGATGGGGCCGGCGATTACTGCTTTAATGGAAGACGAGCAAGTTTCAAAAGCTGGATCAGCGGGCCGAGCGCTCTTAAATCATGAAATTCGGGTAGTAAGAACCAACGAGCATGGGCCGTCTGAACCGGAGGCTATCTGCAAACCTGGTGAACGAGGGGAAATTATTGTACGAGGACCTAGTATGATGGAGGGGTATTACAACCGACCGGAAGCAACAGAGGAAGCTCTGTATAAAGGGTGGTATCATACAGGAGATATTGGCTCATTAGATGATGAGGGTTATTTATGGGTCAGTGATAGGGTTAAAGATATGATTATATCGGGCGGGGAAAATATATATTCCAGAGAGGTAGAGGATACTTTGTTTGATCACCCTCTCGTACTCGATGCAGCCGTTATTGGTGAACCGGACGAAATATGGGGAGAACGAGTGGTAGCTTTTATTGTTAAACAAGATGAAAGCCTTAATGAACAAACTCTTGATGAGTTCTGTACATCCAGTAATCGGTTGGCCCGGTATAAGCGACCCAGACGCTATGAGTTTGTAGATGAGCTTCCGAGAAATGCCAGCGGTAAACTTCAAAAGTTCAAACTAAGAGAAAATTTCAATTTAGTATCTGAATAG
- a CDS encoding SDR family NAD(P)-dependent oxidoreductase has translation MNGKEIIAIVTGGASGLGEAVVRSIVENGGRAVIADQDTEGGSKLAQSLGEAALFKKTDVTSFEQAKELIDQACRAFGKVNVLVNCAGIATGEKVIGKRGVHQLDSFSKVIEVNLIGTFNMIRLTAEQMQHNLPNEKGECGVIVNTASIAAYDGQIGQSAYSASKSGVIGMTLPISRELAQHGIRVMTIAPGLFDTPMFSQLPESARDSLGKITPFPKRLGMPVEFSQLVLTILDNVMLNGEVIRLDGAVRMPIK, from the coding sequence ATGAACGGTAAAGAGATCATAGCGATTGTCACGGGCGGAGCCTCCGGTTTAGGGGAAGCAGTAGTCCGAAGTATAGTAGAGAACGGCGGGCGTGCTGTTATTGCAGATCAGGATACAGAAGGTGGAAGTAAGCTTGCTCAATCGTTAGGAGAGGCGGCTCTTTTTAAAAAAACAGATGTGACTTCTTTCGAGCAAGCGAAAGAGCTCATCGATCAGGCATGTCGCGCTTTTGGCAAAGTGAACGTTCTTGTCAATTGTGCTGGAATTGCGACTGGAGAAAAGGTGATTGGAAAGCGGGGAGTTCATCAATTGGATTCCTTTTCGAAGGTGATTGAAGTAAATCTAATAGGCACATTTAATATGATTCGGCTGACGGCTGAGCAGATGCAGCACAACCTGCCGAATGAAAAAGGTGAGTGCGGTGTCATTGTGAATACCGCATCTATTGCAGCGTATGACGGGCAGATTGGACAGTCCGCCTACAGTGCTTCAAAGAGCGGGGTGATCGGGATGACTCTCCCCATATCAAGAGAGCTTGCCCAGCACGGAATACGGGTAATGACGATTGCTCCAGGATTGTTTGATACACCTATGTTCAGTCAGCTTCCAGAGTCTGCGCGAGATTCGTTAGGAAAAATAACGCCTTTTCCTAAACGACTCGGCATGCCTGTAGAATTCAGCCAGCTGGTACTTACTATTTTGGATAACGTCATGTTGAACGGGGAGGTGATCCGTCTCGACGGAGCAGTGAGGATGCCAATAAAGTAG
- a CDS encoding thiolase family protein yields the protein MKEVVIVEAVRTPVGKRNGLLSGQRPDELFALVLQELIERSQVDPKEVEDVIAGCVSQVGEQAGDVARISALMAGFPLEVPGVTVDRQCGSSQQAVHFASQAIACGDMDVVIAGGVESMSRVPMFSNMQGSKYSEQLTEKYDMINQGLSAERIAEKWEISKEELDAYAASSHERALHAIKEGRFDREMMNVEGSNEQGESIIVSLDQGPRPGTSTASLSQLKPAFKEDGLITAGNSSQISDGAAALLLMSREKAEELGVQPRFRIVARSVVGSDPTLMLTGPVPATHKVLQKSGLSFDDIDLFEVNEAFASVPLFWMKETKVEHDRLNVNGGAIALGHPLGATGAKLMTSLLHELERIGGRYGLLAICEGLGMANGTIIERLDKQE from the coding sequence ATGAAGGAAGTAGTTATCGTTGAAGCGGTTCGTACCCCGGTTGGAAAGAGAAATGGTTTATTAAGTGGGCAAAGGCCCGATGAACTCTTTGCGTTAGTGCTACAGGAACTAATCGAACGGAGTCAAGTGGATCCGAAGGAAGTAGAAGACGTCATTGCAGGCTGTGTATCACAAGTAGGTGAGCAGGCGGGGGACGTAGCCAGGATTTCAGCGCTGATGGCAGGTTTTCCACTAGAGGTACCCGGAGTAACCGTAGACCGTCAATGCGGCTCGAGTCAGCAGGCCGTCCATTTTGCTTCCCAGGCGATTGCCTGTGGGGATATGGACGTAGTTATTGCCGGAGGAGTAGAAAGCATGTCGCGTGTACCGATGTTTTCCAATATGCAAGGGAGCAAGTATAGTGAACAGCTTACTGAGAAGTATGACATGATCAACCAGGGTCTATCCGCTGAACGCATTGCAGAAAAGTGGGAAATATCAAAGGAGGAACTGGATGCTTATGCTGCTTCCAGTCACGAAAGAGCTCTGCATGCGATTAAAGAAGGACGTTTTGATAGGGAAATGATGAACGTAGAGGGATCGAATGAGCAGGGAGAGTCCATAATAGTAAGCTTAGATCAGGGACCAAGACCAGGTACTTCTACCGCTTCTCTTTCTCAGTTGAAGCCTGCTTTTAAAGAGGATGGACTTATTACAGCTGGAAATTCAAGTCAAATCAGTGATGGAGCAGCTGCCCTTTTATTAATGTCGCGTGAAAAAGCGGAAGAGTTAGGTGTGCAGCCTAGATTTAGAATTGTTGCCCGCTCGGTAGTGGGATCTGATCCAACCCTAATGTTGACGGGACCAGTACCTGCTACGCATAAAGTATTACAAAAGTCCGGACTTAGCTTCGATGACATCGATCTGTTTGAAGTTAATGAAGCTTTTGCGTCCGTACCTTTATTCTGGATGAAGGAAACAAAGGTGGAACATGACCGGTTAAATGTAAATGGAGGAGCTATCGCTCTAGGTCATCCCTTAGGTGCTACAGGAGCTAAACTTATGACTAGTTTACTTCATGAATTGGAGCGTATCGGGGGGCGGTATGGTTTGCTTGCGATATGTGAAGGATTGGGAATGGCCAATGGTACCATTATTGAACGACTGGACAAGCAGGAATGA
- a CDS encoding acyl-CoA dehydrogenase family protein, with translation MKAGYIKEEHDILRRSLRQFLEKEAYPYFKEWEKQKAIPRSFWKKLGEQGYLCPWLDEEYGGFHADFGYSVIINEEMERVGTGLIGIGLHNDIVVPYLSAYGTEDQKKSWLSKCTTGECVTAIAMTEPGAGSDLAAVKTTAQKTDDHYTLNGEKTFITNGTYADLVLVVCKTDPKASPAHKGISLIVVEKDTPGFTRGKQLEKVGLHSQDTSELIFEDAKVPAANLIGKEGEGFYYLMNQLQQERLIVGIGAIASCERMLELTIQYVKERQAFGRSIASFQNTQFKLAELQTEVEIGRTFLDRTIEAHIQGEDVVKQVSMAKWWTTELVKKVALECMQLHGGYGYMEEFEIARRFRDAPVTAIYAGTNEVMKSIIAKKMGLV, from the coding sequence ATGAAAGCAGGTTACATAAAAGAAGAGCATGATATTTTGCGAAGGTCACTACGCCAATTTCTGGAGAAAGAAGCTTATCCATACTTTAAGGAGTGGGAAAAACAAAAAGCCATTCCACGTTCCTTTTGGAAAAAACTCGGGGAACAAGGTTATCTATGTCCTTGGCTAGATGAGGAGTATGGCGGATTCCATGCTGACTTTGGTTACTCCGTAATTATTAATGAAGAGATGGAAAGAGTGGGGACAGGATTGATTGGCATTGGCCTGCACAACGACATCGTCGTTCCCTATTTATCCGCTTACGGGACCGAGGACCAAAAGAAAAGTTGGCTTTCGAAATGTACGACAGGGGAATGTGTGACCGCTATTGCTATGACTGAGCCAGGGGCTGGTTCAGACCTGGCAGCGGTAAAGACAACAGCTCAGAAGACAGACGACCACTATACATTAAATGGGGAAAAGACGTTTATCACCAATGGTACCTATGCCGATTTAGTCCTCGTGGTGTGCAAGACGGATCCTAAAGCCTCTCCAGCTCATAAAGGGATCAGTCTGATCGTAGTAGAGAAAGACACACCGGGCTTTACAAGGGGAAAACAGCTCGAAAAAGTGGGACTTCACAGCCAGGATACGTCTGAACTTATTTTCGAAGACGCTAAAGTACCGGCTGCCAATCTGATAGGGAAAGAAGGAGAGGGGTTCTATTATTTGATGAATCAGCTTCAGCAGGAACGGCTGATCGTAGGAATTGGAGCCATTGCTTCCTGTGAGCGAATGCTAGAACTGACGATCCAATATGTAAAAGAACGCCAGGCGTTCGGACGGTCGATCGCTTCTTTTCAAAATACTCAGTTCAAACTGGCTGAACTGCAGACGGAAGTTGAAATAGGCCGTACTTTTCTCGACCGAACGATAGAAGCTCATATACAGGGAGAAGATGTGGTAAAACAGGTTTCCATGGCCAAATGGTGGACAACCGAACTTGTGAAAAAAGTGGCGCTTGAATGTATGCAATTGCACGGAGGCTACGGATATATGGAAGAGTTTGAGATAGCCAGAAGGTTCCGTGACGCACCAGTCACAGCTATTTATGCAGGCACGAATGAAGTCATGAAATCGATCATTGCGAAAAAAATGGGGCTCGTTTAG
- a CDS encoding Cof-type HAD-IIB family hydrolase codes for MTDIKLIALDVDGTLVNPEGTVSDANIKAVQKAKDQGIHVLLSTGRSLSRCRDIAEQLGRSSYIVTINGGEIYNQDFELVDQTLLEPHHVSRLWELKEEHGLYFWSSTEQGIFNSQEPFDKEIEEYNWLKFGFDIEDDEIREAILQELNGNQDLEVTNSSPTNIEVNPTGVTKAAALLKVCEWLDLRMENVMAVGDSMNDIAMIRESGVGVAMGNAQDEVKQEAAFVTGTNAEDGVAQAIEKILNS; via the coding sequence ATGACAGATATTAAATTAATTGCACTAGACGTAGATGGGACCCTTGTAAATCCGGAGGGAACTGTATCAGACGCGAATATTAAAGCCGTCCAAAAAGCAAAGGATCAGGGAATTCATGTCCTATTAAGTACAGGAAGATCACTGTCGCGATGCCGCGATATAGCGGAGCAGCTCGGTCGTTCTTCTTATATTGTAACGATCAACGGTGGTGAGATTTATAATCAGGACTTTGAACTGGTTGACCAGACCTTACTGGAGCCTCACCATGTCAGTCGTTTGTGGGAGCTGAAAGAAGAACATGGATTATATTTCTGGTCTTCTACGGAACAAGGAATTTTTAACTCCCAGGAACCTTTTGATAAAGAAATTGAAGAGTATAACTGGCTTAAGTTCGGTTTCGATATAGAAGATGATGAGATTAGAGAAGCTATTCTTCAGGAACTGAATGGCAATCAGGACCTTGAGGTTACAAACTCCAGTCCTACGAATATTGAAGTAAACCCAACAGGTGTCACGAAAGCCGCGGCTTTGCTAAAAGTTTGTGAATGGCTTGATCTGCGGATGGAAAACGTGATGGCAGTAGGGGACAGCATGAATGACATAGCGATGATCCGTGAATCAGGTGTAGGAGTCGCGATGGGCAACGCTCAGGATGAAGTGAAGCAAGAAGCGGCGTTCGTCACAGGAACAAATGCTGAAGATGGAGTAGCTCAGGCCATCGAAAAAATATTGAATTCATAG
- a CDS encoding MetQ/NlpA family ABC transporter substrate-binding protein yields MKKLFILLSLVAAIGTVLAGCSSESSGAESSEGSEEKKVVKVGLNGSGVPIWEKIKEKAAKENIEIELVEFSDYVRPNMALADGDIDLNAFQTVSYFDSFIKEHDLDLAPIGTTLIAPMGIYSEKYEDVTNIPEGSTIAIPKEATNMGRALLLLEKAGVIGLPDDFDGNGNLDKIQENPKNLKFEPIVAAQTPRVLPDVAASIINNGVAVEAGFVPVDDAIFIEDDTAQPYINIIAARAYETDKEVYQTIVDLYQEEDVAQHIREVYNDSLIPTFVPLEKIGW; encoded by the coding sequence ATGAAGAAATTATTCATTTTATTAAGTTTAGTAGCTGCCATTGGAACCGTATTAGCAGGATGTTCCAGTGAAAGCAGCGGAGCAGAATCCAGTGAAGGATCAGAGGAGAAAAAAGTCGTTAAAGTCGGCCTGAATGGTTCTGGCGTGCCGATCTGGGAGAAAATAAAAGAAAAAGCAGCCAAGGAGAATATTGAGATCGAATTAGTAGAGTTTTCAGATTATGTACGTCCTAATATGGCGCTTGCGGACGGAGACATTGATTTAAACGCATTTCAAACGGTCTCTTATTTTGACTCTTTTATAAAAGAACATGATCTGGATCTGGCCCCTATTGGTACAACGTTAATCGCTCCAATGGGAATCTACTCTGAAAAATATGAGGATGTTACAAATATTCCAGAAGGAAGCACTATTGCTATACCAAAAGAGGCAACCAATATGGGACGGGCTTTATTACTCCTTGAAAAAGCAGGAGTGATTGGTCTGCCTGACGATTTTGATGGAAATGGGAACCTAGACAAGATTCAGGAAAATCCTAAGAATTTAAAATTTGAACCGATCGTAGCGGCTCAGACCCCCCGCGTACTGCCGGACGTTGCCGCATCAATCATTAATAATGGAGTAGCCGTTGAAGCCGGGTTTGTTCCAGTAGATGATGCCATCTTTATTGAAGATGACACGGCACAGCCTTATATAAATATCATTGCAGCCCGCGCATATGAAACGGATAAAGAAGTGTATCAAACCATTGTCGATCTATATCAGGAAGAAGACGTAGCGCAGCACATTCGTGAAGTTTACAATGATTCCTTGATTCCTACATTTGTACCCCTTGAAAAAATAGGCTGGTAA
- a CDS encoding methionine ABC transporter permease gives MQVNLMDFWPRILEATNQTLLMVGISLLAATLIGLPLGIALVVTKDGGLLENKPIFNALSSVVNFFRSIPFIILLVAILPVTRFIVGSSIGTAAAVVPLVIFSAPYIARLVESSLLEVKSGVIEAAEAMGATPWQIIARVYIPEALSSIVLNLTIATIGLVGASAMAGFVGGGGLGDLAISYGYQRFETDIMIATVLLLVVIVQITQTIGNFVSKKIRRQ, from the coding sequence ATGCAGGTTAACTTAATGGATTTTTGGCCGAGAATTCTGGAAGCTACCAATCAGACCCTCTTAATGGTCGGGATTTCTCTGCTTGCAGCCACATTAATTGGTCTTCCCCTAGGGATTGCGCTAGTGGTTACTAAAGATGGCGGACTGCTTGAAAACAAACCTATATTCAATGCGCTCAGTTCAGTAGTTAACTTCTTCAGGTCGATCCCATTTATCATCTTACTGGTAGCCATTCTGCCCGTGACAAGATTTATTGTGGGCTCATCCATTGGTACGGCTGCAGCGGTAGTCCCGCTCGTTATTTTCTCGGCGCCCTACATCGCGCGGCTTGTAGAGAGCAGTCTACTCGAGGTGAAGTCAGGTGTTATTGAAGCAGCGGAAGCTATGGGAGCGACCCCCTGGCAAATTATCGCGCGCGTGTATATACCGGAAGCGTTAAGTTCCATTGTACTGAATCTGACCATCGCAACGATTGGTCTTGTTGGGGCTTCAGCCATGGCCGGATTCGTAGGCGGCGGTGGTCTGGGTGATTTGGCTATTTCTTATGGCTACCAGCGTTTTGAGACGGATATAATGATTGCGACCGTGCTTCTTCTCGTGGTCATTGTGCAAATCACTCAAACAATAGGAAACTTTGTATCTAAAAAAATTCGCAGACAATAG